Below is a genomic region from Ziziphus jujuba cultivar Dongzao chromosome 7, ASM3175591v1.
CTAATAGATGCTAATGCACGAGAACCTTCTAATGGTCCTATAAATTCTGTTCAATTCCATAGAAATGCGCAATTGCTACTTGCTGCTGGATTAGATCGAAGACTTAGATTTTTTCAGATTGATGGCAGAAGGAATGCTAAGATACAGAGCATCTTCCTTGATGATTGCCCCATCCGTAAGGCATCTTTCTTGCCTGATGGGTCTCAGGTAATATTATCAGGAAGGAGGAATTTTTTCTATAGCTTTGATTTAGTGCAAGCAAAAGTTGATAAAATAGGTCCCCTTGTTGGTAGGGAGGAAAAAAGCTTGGAAGTTTTTGAGGTTTCCCCTGATTCTAGTACGATTGCTTTTGTGGGTAATGAAGGTTATATCCTGTTGGTTTCGACCAAATCCAAAGAAATGATTGGGACACTTAAGATGAATGGAACTGTTCGATCGCTAGCTTTTACTGATGATGGGAGGCAATTATTGAGCTTTGGAGGTGATGGGCAGGTTTATCACTGGGATATGAGAACAAGGTCTTGCTTCCATAAGGCTGCTGATGAAGGTTGCATAAATGGCACTTCCCTTTGTACATCTCCTAATGGAGCATTGTTTGCAGCTGGTTCAAACAGCGGGATTGTGAATGTTTATAACAGAGATGAGTTTTTAGGGGGCAAGAGAAAGCCTATTAAGACCGTTGAGAATCTCACCACCAAAGTGGATTTTCTCAAGTTCAACAATGATGCTCAAATATTGGCTATTTGCTCAAGTATGAAGAAGAACAGCTTAAAGTTGGTACATGTCCCCTCATTTACAGTATTCTCAAACTGGCCTCCCCCTAACATGTCCCTACATTATCCACGATGTTTGGATTTTAGTCCCGGTGGAGGTTTCATGGCTATTGGAAATGCTGCTGGAAAAGTGCTTTTATACAAGTTGCACCATTACAGTCATGCATAGAGGTATGTAAAGGCTCTTACGATCACCTTGAGCTGTTTGTTGTCACAAAAACTCA
It encodes:
- the LOC107425171 gene encoding U3 small nucleolar RNA-associated protein 18 homolog gives rise to the protein MSLISQNVPFVNKAKKAKGENVDEPLNLQASEDAEHEKESEVDISRIKKRKKARKEQDEKLALEQEREMKKLENFLFGSLYSPLEFGKEEEEAQDGIDGGTDFFFDRSGNDILSVYEEDAEALEKSKEKEESKLRKPVWADEEEERTKVNIGKVNRLRKLRKEEDESLISGPEYVARLRAQHAKLNPGTEWAQLDSRTAGGGYYDDESSDEENGAVLARTYNDVDELLRTNEDLVVKSSVKLLPGLLEFSRLIDANAREPSNGPINSVQFHRNAQLLLAAGLDRRLRFFQIDGRRNAKIQSIFLDDCPIRKASFLPDGSQVILSGRRNFFYSFDLVQAKVDKIGPLVGREEKSLEVFEVSPDSSTIAFVGNEGYILLVSTKSKEMIGTLKMNGTVRSLAFTDDGRQLLSFGGDGQVYHWDMRTRSCFHKAADEGCINGTSLCTSPNGALFAAGSNSGIVNVYNRDEFLGGKRKPIKTVENLTTKVDFLKFNNDAQILAICSSMKKNSLKLVHVPSFTVFSNWPPPNMSLHYPRCLDFSPGGGFMAIGNAAGKVLLYKLHHYSHA